The Brevibacterium atlanticum genome segment TACAGAGACCGAGCAGGCTTCGGGGGAGTCGCCGAGGCGTTTGCTGGGCTGCGACACGTGACTGGTCATGCCGACCGTCCGGCGGTGCGTCCTGCTGCGCCGATCGGAGATGTCATGGCGGGTCTCTATGGTGCTCTCGGCGCAGTCATCCAACTGCTTGCGTTGAAGAGCGGACACGTATCGGATCGGGTCCGCGTGGTCGACGTTGCCCTTTACGAGGCGGTCTATTCGGCCATGGAATCCCTGATCCCCGATTACGACGCTTATGGGATGGTGCGAGAGCGGAGTGGAGCGAATCTGCCAGGCGTCGCCCCCAGTGGCAGCTACCCGACAGCTGATGGCCAGTCGGTGATGATCGCCGGCAACGCCGCCAAACCCTTCCGACAACTGATGCGTCTGTGTGGTCGTCCGGACCTCGCCGACGATCCAGCTCTGGCCGATGGAGGGGAACGCAGCCGACGCGAGGTCGAGCTCGACGAGATTGTCACCTCGTGGACGCTTGCACGAGGAGTCGCCGAAGCCGTCGACGAGTTGGCTGCTGCCGGAGTGCCTGCCGGTCCTGTCTACGACGCCCGGGGAATCTCCACGGACGCGCATTTTGCGGCTCGGGGAATGCTCAAGGAAATGGAAGTCAGCATCGAAGGGGAAACCACTGAGTCGATTCGCTTTCCAGGCGTGGTCCCGCGTATTCCAGGAGCAGAGGGGCAAATCAGGTGGGTGGGTCCCGAACTGGGCGAACACACCGAGTCGGTACTCTCAGGCGTGCTGGGGCTGACCGATGCCGAGAGAACCGAGCTCCGCACGGAAGGGGTGGTCTGAGGTGCGACCGGATATCAGCATCACCGACGTCGTTCTGCGCGACGGACTTCAGGATGAACCCACGATCACTTCAGTCGACGATCGGGCAGCGATCGCCGAGGCATTGGTCCACGCAGGAGTGCGGGATATCGAAGCCGCGTCATTCGTCAATCCCCGGAGGGTGCCGCAGATGTCAGGTGCCGAGTTACTCGCGGAAAGAGTGCTTCCAATTGCGGAGACCACATGGCGGGCGCTGGCGTTGAACGGCAAAGGCATCGCCCGCGCTGCATCAGCAGGTTTCACCGACATCACCCTCGTCGTCTCTGCCAGCGCCGAACACAGCCGGGCAAACGCCGGACGGAATCCTGCTGAAGCGATCGCCGACTTCGCTCCTGCTGTCGCTGCGCACCCGGCTGTCAGATTCAGCGGCGGAGTCTCCACGGCATTTGTGTGTCCCTTCGCGGGATCAATCCCCAGCCGCGCCGTCGTTGAGATCGCCGAAGCCTACGCGGACATCGGCATTGAACGCATCGGACTCGCTGACACCATCGGCACGGCCGAACCGGACGCCGTCGAATCAATCGTCAAACAGCTGAAACGGTCAATGCCGACTGCGGAGATCAGTCTGCATCTGCACAATGCCCATGGGCGGGCATTCGAAACAGTGGATCGGGCTATCGCCGCCGGGGTCAGACAGTTCGACTCCTCCACCGGAGGGTATGGTGGCTGCCCGTTCGCACCCGGAGCGCACGGCAATATCGCGACTGAAGACCTCGTCGCCCACCTCCATGAACTCGGGCTCTCGACGGATATCGATCTGGAGGGCGTGAACTTTGCGAAGAGTCTCATTGC includes the following:
- a CDS encoding CaiB/BaiF CoA transferase family protein — encoded protein: MTTESDTFNSRAEASLLEGVRILELGNFIAAPFASRLLADFGAEVIKIEAPKIGDELRNWRRERGDVSMMFRTLGRNKQSVTIDLRTERGQELVRRLVAESDVVIENFRPGTLERWGLGEEALKAVNGDIVVVRISGYGQTGPYRDRAGFGGVAEAFAGLRHVTGHADRPAVRPAAPIGDVMAGLYGALGAVIQLLALKSGHVSDRVRVVDVALYEAVYSAMESLIPDYDAYGMVRERSGANLPGVAPSGSYPTADGQSVMIAGNAAKPFRQLMRLCGRPDLADDPALADGGERSRREVELDEIVTSWTLARGVAEAVDELAAAGVPAGPVYDARGISTDAHFAARGMLKEMEVSIEGETTESIRFPGVVPRIPGAEGQIRWVGPELGEHTESVLSGVLGLTDAERTELRTEGVV
- a CDS encoding hydroxymethylglutaryl-CoA lyase, which translates into the protein MRPDISITDVVLRDGLQDEPTITSVDDRAAIAEALVHAGVRDIEAASFVNPRRVPQMSGAELLAERVLPIAETTWRALALNGKGIARAASAGFTDITLVVSASAEHSRANAGRNPAEAIADFAPAVAAHPAVRFSGGVSTAFVCPFAGSIPSRAVVEIAEAYADIGIERIGLADTIGTAEPDAVESIVKQLKRSMPTAEISLHLHNAHGRAFETVDRAIAAGVRQFDSSTGGYGGCPFAPGAHGNIATEDLVAHLHELGLSTDIDLEGVNFAKSLIAEVLARGTPVAV